Proteins found in one Rhinolophus ferrumequinum isolate MPI-CBG mRhiFer1 chromosome 9, mRhiFer1_v1.p, whole genome shotgun sequence genomic segment:
- the ERRFI1 gene encoding ERBB receptor feedback inhibitor 1 yields MSSAGVAAQEIRVPLKTGFLHDGQAMGNMKSYWASRREFENNFFNIDPITMAYSLNAPGQAHLTSLGRASTSAAMNGLCSADNGPSPRPSLPPLLIPPGENLGPHEEDRVVCGLKKLSVNAVCASPPPLTPVKTCPSLFPCAALCERGARPLPPLPVPEGPSLDDTDCEVEFFTSSDTDLLLEDCTLSDFKYDVPGRRSFRGCGQINYAYFDAPAACGAGLSQAAEPSAGAHSANPALPQSHRRLRRSHSGPAGSFHKPAIRISSYLHRASPNSDEDKPEVPPRVPIPPRPVKPDYRRWSAEVTSSTYSDEDRPPKVPPREPLSRSNSRTPSPKSLPSYLNGVMPPTQSFAPDPKYVSSKALQRQNSEGSASKVPCILPIIENGKKVSSTHYYLLPERPPYLDKYEKFFREAEETSAQIQPLPADCSVVSATEKLDSKTKVDLGGHVKRKHSSYVVSP; encoded by the exons ATGTCCTCTGCAGGAGTGGCTGCTCAGGAGATTCGGGTCCCGTTGAAAACTGGGTTTCTACATGATGGCCAGGCCATGGGGAACATGAAGTCCTACTGGGCCAGTCGCAGGGAGTTTGAAAA taaCTTTTTCAATATTGACCCAATAACCATGGCCTACAGTCTGAACGCTCCTGGACAGGCGCACCTAACATCTCTCG GGCGCGCTTCCACATCTGCTGCGATGAACGGCCTCTGCTCCGCAGACAACGGCCCCTCTCCGAGGCCCAGCTTGCCCCCTCTGCTCATTCCCCCAGGTGAGAATTTGGGGCCACATGAAGAGGATCGGGTCGTATGTGGTCTGAAGAAACTCTCGGTCAATGCGGTGTGCGCGTCTCCGCCTCCGCTCACGCCCGTCAAGACCTGCCCCTCCCTGTTCCCCTGCGCGGCCCTGTGCGAGCGGGGCGCTCGGCCCCTGCCGCCGCTGCCCGTCCCCGAAGGCCCCTCTCTGGACGACACGGACTGTGAGGTCGAGTTCTTCACCAGCTCAGACACCGACCTGCTTCTGGAAGACTGCACACTGTCTGACTTCAAGTACGACGTCCCCGGCCGGCGGAGCTTCCGCGGCTGCGGCCAGATCAACTACGCGTATTTCGATGCCCCCGCGGCGTGCGGCGCGGGGCTCAGCCAGGCCGCCGAGCCGAGCGCCGGCGCGCACAGCGCAAACCCTGCTCTGCCTCAGAGCCACCGGAGACTGAGAAGGTCTCACTCAGGCCCGGCTGGGTCCTTTCACAAGCCCGCCATTAGGATATCCAGCTACCTACACAGAGCTTCTCCCAACTCCGACGAGGACAAACCTGAGGTCCCCCCGCGGGTGCCCATACCTCCCAGGCCAGTGAAGCCAGATTACAGGAGGTGGTCGGCCGAGGTCACGTCTAGCACCTACAGTGATGAAGACAGGCCTCCGAAAGTGCCCCCAAGGGAACCTCTGTCACGGAGTAACTCCCGCACACCGAGTCCTAAAAGCCTGCCGTCTTACCTCAATGGGGTCATGCCCCCCACACAGAGCTTTGCCCCCGACCCCAAGTACGTCAGCAGCAAAGCTCTGCAAAGACAGAACAGCGAAGGGTCTGCCAGTAAGGTGCCCTGCATCCTGCCCATTATTGAAAATGGGAAGAAGGTCAGTTCAACACATTATTACCTACTACCTGAGAGGCCACCGTACCTGGACAAATACGAAAAATTCTTTAGGGAAGCAGAAGAAACAAGCGCCCAAATCCAGCCCTTACCTGCTGACTGCAGTGTCGTCTCAGCCACAGAAAAGCTGGACTCGAAAACAAAAGTGGATCTGGGGGGGCACGTGAAGCGGAAACACTCGTCCTACGTCGTGTCTCCCTAG